One genomic window of Medicago truncatula cultivar Jemalong A17 chromosome 1, MtrunA17r5.0-ANR, whole genome shotgun sequence includes the following:
- the LOC11432771 gene encoding RING-H2 finger protein ATL70, which yields MNNSTDSSGFFGSNDISGFGYGIGISIGILLLITTITLTSYFCTRSQVPNPPRRRNNNNTSEFLEPQHSILDFGLDEETIMSYPKMLYSEVKLNKYDSTSTCCSICLGDYKGSDMLKVLPDCKHMFHLKCIEPWLRIHPSCPLCRTSPIPTPLSTPLAEVVPLATRRDS from the coding sequence ATGAACAACTCAACTGATTCATCTGGCTTCTTTGGCTCCAATGACATAAGTGGATTTGGTTATGGCATAGGAATTTCAATTGGTATTCTTTTACTCATTACAACCATCACACTCACCTCCTACTTTTGCACAAGATCACAAGTTCCAAATCCTCCTAGGAgaagaaacaacaataacacATCTGAATTTCTTGAACCTCAACATTCAATACTTGATTTTGGTTTAGATGAAGAAACAATTATGAGTTATCCAAAGATGTTATATTCTGAAGTGAAGCTTAACAAATATGATTCCACATCAACATGTTGTTCTATATGTTTAGGTGATTACAAAGGAAGTGATATGCTTAAGGTTTTACCTGATTGTAAACATATGTTTCACCTTAAATGTATAGAACCTTGGTTAAGGATACATCCTTCTTGTCCTCTTTGTAGAACTTCTCCAATTCCAACACCTCTTTCAACACCTTTGGCTGAAGTTGTTCCATTAGCAACAAGAAGAGATTCATAG